In Blautia wexlerae DSM 19850, a single window of DNA contains:
- a CDS encoding IS200/IS605 family accessory protein TnpB-related protein yields MKEQIICSVDLGINTDAVCTIMRADGTVLGRRFIDHPSEKDRIYRTLGRIRRFQREHGSAQTQGRWAYTKRLNTELGKKIAGAIVRYAEENLADVIVFEYLEMQGKISGKKKQKLHLWRKRDIQKCCEHQAHRKGMRVSRICAWNTSRLAYDGSGAVTRDWENHSLCTFQTGKRYNCDLSASYNIGARYFIRELLKPLPATERSLLEAKVPPVKRRTLCVYADLKKLHSEMELLKAA; encoded by the coding sequence ATGAAAGAACAGATTATCTGCAGCGTGGACTTAGGGATCAATACCGATGCAGTCTGTACTATCATGCGGGCAGACGGAACTGTCCTGGGAAGAAGATTCATAGATCATCCCAGTGAAAAAGACCGGATATACCGCACACTGGGACGGATCCGCAGATTCCAGAGGGAACATGGCTCTGCGCAGACACAGGGAAGATGGGCATATACGAAACGTCTGAACACAGAACTGGGTAAAAAGATTGCAGGTGCGATTGTAAGATATGCGGAAGAAAACCTTGCAGATGTGATCGTGTTCGAGTATCTGGAGATGCAGGGGAAGATATCGGGAAAGAAAAAACAGAAACTGCACCTGTGGAGAAAAAGAGATATCCAGAAGTGTTGTGAACATCAGGCACACAGGAAAGGGATGCGGGTATCCAGGATCTGCGCATGGAATACCAGCAGACTGGCTTATGATGGTTCCGGGGCGGTAACACGTGACTGGGAAAATCACAGCCTCTGTACTTTCCAGACAGGAAAACGATATAATTGTGACCTGTCAGCATCCTATAATATAGGGGCGAGATATTTTATAAGGGAACTTTTAAAACCCCTTCCGGCAACGGAAAGGTCTTTACTGGAGGCAAAAGTCCCTCCTGTAAAGCGTAGAACCTTATGTGTCTATGCAGATCTGAAGAAACTCCATTCAGAAATGGAACTCTTAAAAGCAGCATAG
- a CDS encoding PD-(D/E)XK nuclease family transposase: MIDLAADRARYDECAKKLLTYKAVIAWILKSCTKEFSQYSVNFICDNCLKENIEISSRAVHQDHPDRSKLLDGNEQIDCLNSEANAIKDQTVYYDIRFKAYIPNTEEPVQLIINLEIQLNDTPGYPLVTRGFYYCARMISEQYGTIFTGEHYEKLQKVYSIWICPDPAKKRRNGIFRYHTVQDTVLGKPYETLGSYDLMEVVIVNLGDADKESDLEILDLLNTLFSLSTSSETKKKRLQKDFGIAMTEEFESEVQDMCNLGKALVEQGIEQGVEKKNLSLAKMMIKDKESLDKIEKYTGFSADKLKEIAASIGTNLTA; encoded by the coding sequence ATGATAGACCTTGCCGCAGATCGTGCAAGATATGATGAATGTGCCAAGAAACTATTAACCTATAAGGCAGTCATTGCCTGGATCCTCAAATCCTGTACAAAAGAATTTTCCCAATATAGTGTCAATTTTATCTGTGATAACTGCCTGAAAGAAAATATCGAAATTTCCAGTCGGGCAGTACATCAGGACCATCCTGACCGCAGTAAATTACTGGATGGAAACGAACAAATAGACTGCCTTAATTCCGAAGCAAATGCTATCAAAGACCAGACTGTATATTATGATATTCGTTTTAAGGCATATATTCCGAACACCGAAGAACCCGTACAGCTGATCATCAATTTGGAAATCCAGTTAAATGACACACCGGGGTATCCATTAGTTACAAGAGGATTTTATTATTGTGCAAGAATGATTTCCGAGCAGTATGGAACTATTTTTACTGGTGAACATTATGAAAAGCTTCAGAAAGTCTACAGTATTTGGATCTGCCCGGATCCGGCGAAAAAACGTAGAAATGGAATCTTCAGATACCATACAGTACAGGATACAGTATTGGGAAAGCCTTATGAAACTCTTGGCAGTTATGACCTTATGGAAGTTGTTATCGTAAATTTAGGTGATGCAGATAAAGAGAGTGATCTGGAGATCCTTGATCTGCTGAATACACTCTTCTCTCTTTCTACATCCTCTGAGACAAAGAAAAAACGTCTTCAGAAAGATTTTGGCATCGCCATGACAGAAGAATTTGAAAGTGAGGTGCAGGATATGTGTAATCTGGGAAAAGCACTTGTTGAACAAGGCATTGAGCAAGGTGTAGAAAAGAAAAATCTATCTCTTGCAAAAATGATGATCAAAGATAAAGAATCTCTCGATAAGATTGAAAAATATACTGGTTTTTCTGCCGATAAGTTAAAAGAGATTGCAGCATCTATCGGAACAAACCTTACTGCTTAG